The segment GCGCTGGCGATGGGCCGGCTGGCGGTCGCCTACGGGGCGAAGCGGACGATCCTCGGCTCGCTGGCGGCGTGGGGCCTGACGCTGGGGGCCGGGTACTTCCTCCCGGCCAGGACCCCGGTGTGGTTCTTCGCGCTCGCGGCGATGATCGGGCTGGTGCTCGGCGGCAGCCAGGCGCTGTCGCGCTCGCTGTTCTCGCACCTGGTCCCGGCGGGCAAGGAGGCGGAGTACTTCTCGGCGTACGAGATGAGCGACCGCGGGCTGAGCTGGGTGGGACCGCTGGTGTTCGGGCTCACGTACCAGGTCACGGGCAGCTACCGGGACGCGATCATCTCGCTGGTGGTCTTCTTCGCACTGGGTTTCGCACTGCTCGCGCGAGTGCCGGTGCGGCGCGCGGTGGAGGCGGCGGGCAATCCTGTTCCGGTGCGCGCCTGAGCCGGGATCCGTCCGGACTCGTGAACGAGATCCGAACGAATTTCGACGTTATGGCGATGGGCCGGTAGTGTACGCCTTTGGCCTGCCAGACGGACCGTTACTGCGCGTTCACAGAGTAGAGACGTTGGGTGACATCTGCTGCCAGATGTGACAAAACGGGCACTGGTGGGTACAACAAGGGGCGGCACGACGGGCGACGCATTGACCCGGAGCGGGAATCTATACCGCCGACCGGACGTTGACCGGATGACGACGACAGCGACACCTGTCCTGTGGGCGACAAGCCCGGGAGGCACGATTCATGAGTGAGCGAGCTCTCCGCGGTACGCGGCTCGTGGTTACCAGCTACGAGACGGACCGCGGCATCGATCTGGCCCCGCGCCAGGCGGTGGAGTACGCATGCCAGAACGGACATCGATTTGAGATGCCGTTCTCGGTTGAGGCAGAGATTCCGCCGGAGTGGGAGTGCAAGGCGTGCGGCGCCATGGCACTCCTGGTGGACGGGGACGGGCCCGAAGAGAAGAAGGGCAAGCCTGCGCGAACGCACTGGGACATGCTCATGGAGCGACGCACCCGCGAGGAACTGGAGGAGGTGCTGGCCGAACGGCTGGCGGTCCTGCGTTCCGGCGCCATGAACATCGCCGTGCATCCGCGGGACAGCCGCAAGTCCGCCTGACCCGCGGGCGCAGTAGAGCAAGAGCCGAGGGGCCCCGCCACTGACGTGGCGGGGCCCCTCGGCATGTGCGGGACGGCCCCGGCGGGGCGTCGGCCGCGTTACGGGGTGAGCGGCGGGCGGTGACCGGTGTCCGGGCCGGGCCGTCCGGCCGGGGAACCGTCCTCGCGGATCACCTCGCCCTGGACGACCTTGCCGTCGGGGAAGTGGATACGGGCCTGGGTGTAGGCGTCGCCGAAGCCGCCCGGGGTGCCGGAGGTCATCTTCCGCTCCAGCGTGCTCCCGGCACGGCGGGCGGCGAAGTCCCGTACCGGCGGGAGCAGCAGGAGCAGGCCGGCCGCGTCGGAGAGCAGGCCGGGCAGGATCAGCAGCAGCCCGGCCAGCATGGTCATGCCGTTGCCGGAGCCCTTGGCGGGCTGGGGGGCGGCGGGGGCCGCGCCGGACATCGCCTGTTCCTGCGCCTGCTGGAAGGTCCGCGTCAGGTTCTTGAAGGCCCGCCGCCCGGCGCGCTTGATCACCACCACGCCCAGCACCAGCCCGCCCGCGAGCAGCGCGGCCACGGTGAAGCCGCCGGCCGCGCCGGCGACCAGGCTGAGCAGCCAGATCTCCAGGATCAGCCAGGCGGCGACCGCCAGGGGCACGAAGGTGCGGGCGGCCGACCGCCGCCTCGGGGACATGGGGGACGTGGATGTGCCGGTCCTCAGCGAACCAGTTCCGGAACTCATACCACCCAGTGTGCCCGGGCCGGTGTAAAAGCGGCCTCAGCCGGAGGTACCGGGCACCCCCTAGGGGACGGCCCCGGGAAGGGGGCCCGCTCCCCGGCTACCGCCGGGAGGTACCCCCGGTGAGCCTGGCGAGGCGCTGCCCCAGGCCCCACTGGGTGACCCGCCAAAGGGCCTCGACCACGATGTCCTTGCTCATCTTGCTGTCGCCGAGCTCGCGCTCCACGAACGTGATGGGGACCTCCACCACCCGGAAGCCCTTGCGGACGGCGCGGCGGGCCAGGTCGACCTGGAAGCAGTAGCCGGCCGAGGCGACCTCGTCCAGGCCGAGCCCTTCCAGGGTCTCGCGGCGGAAGGCCCGGTAGCCGCCGGTGACGTCCCGGATCGGGACGTCCAGCATCAGGCGGGAGTAGGTGGAGCCGCCGCGGGAGAGGATCTCGCGGCTCTTGGGCCAGTTCACGACCCGGCCGCCCGGCACCCAGCGGGAGCCGAGGACCAGGTCCGCGCCGGCCAGCGCGGTGAGCAGGCGGGGCAGTTCCTCCGGCTGGTGCGAGCCGTCGGCGTCCATCTCGACCAGGACCCCGTAGCCGTTCTCCAGGCCCCAGGCGAAGCCCGCCAGGTAGGCGGCGCCCAGCCCCTCCTTGCCCTTGCGGTGCATGACGTGGACCTGGTCGTCGGCGGCCGCCAGCTCGTCGGCGAGCTTGCCGGTGCCGTCGGGGCTGTTGTCGTCCGCGACGAGGACGTGCGCCTCGGGGACGGCCGCACGGACCCGGCCCACGATCCGGCCGATGTTCTCCGCCTCGTTGTAGGTCGGAATGATCACCAGCGTGGTGCCGAGCGGCCCGAAGGTGCGCTGTCCGCCGTTGCTCACTGGTTCCCCTTGCGTGTCTTGCGTCGAATCGTCCCCGCGCGGGCCGTCTCTTCCGGCCCGTCACAGCAGGATGATTTTAGAACAGCGATCGGGGCCCGGCGGCCCTTCGGGCCGGACCGGGGTCCGCTGGCTGCGGGCCTCCGTGACCGTTGTCTACTGGACCGCCGGGGCCCGATCCGGTGCCACCGCCGCCCCGGCGAGACCTTCCCTCGCTCCCGAGGCTCGGGTGCACTGAGCGGACGGCTCCCTCCGGTCCGGCGTCCTGCCGGTGGACCCGGGCGAACCTATCCGGGCGGGGGCACCGGGACCGAACCGATGCCGGGTGGATCACCCCTGTGGCCGTACGAATACCTCCCGGCCGCCCACCACGGTCCGCAGGCACACGGGCAGCTCCCCGCCCGGGGTGAGGTCCGGCAGACCGGGGGTGCCGGAGCGCGGGTCGGTGGACCAGCGGGCCACCCGGTCGTCGGGGGCCTGGACCACCAGCTCGCCCGTCTGCCAGACGGCGTAGTCGGCGGGCGCGCCGGGCACGAGGATGCCCGCGTCGTCCCGGCCCAGCGCCCGCCAGCCGCCCCGGGTGTGGGCGGCGAAGGCGGCCCGTACGGAGATCCGGTGCTCGGGGGTGCGGTGGAAGGCGGCGGCGCGGACGGTGCCCCACGGGTCGAGCGGGGTCACCGGCGCGTCGGAGCCGAAGGCCAGGGGGACGCCGGCCTTCAGCATGGCGGCGTACGGGTTGAGGGTGCGGGCGCGCTCCGCGCCCAGCCGGTCGGCGTACATGCCGTCCTCGCCGCCCCAGGCGGCGTCGAAGGCGGGCTGCACGGAGGCGGTCAGGCCGAGCTCAGCGAAGGCGGCGATGGTCTCGGGGGTCATCATCTCGGCGTGCTCGACGCGGTGGCGGGCGGCCCGGATCCGGTCGAGGCCCACCTTCCCGGCGGCCGCGCGGACGCCCTCGACCACCGCGGCGACGGCGGCGTCGCCGATGGCGTGGAACCCGGCCTGGAGGCCGGCCTCGGTGCAGGCGGCCACGTGCGCCGCGACCTCGGCGGCGTCCAGGTAGCCGGTGCCGGTGTGGGCGGCGTCGGCGTACGGGGCGTGCAGGCAGGCGGTGTGGGAGCCGAGGGCGCCGTCCACGAAGAGGTCGCCGGCGGCGCCGACCGCGCCGAGTTCGCGGGCCAGGTCCAGGTCGCGGTCGGCCCAGTAGCCGTGGACGCGCGGGCCGGGGCGTTCGGCGGCCAGGGCCAGCAGGCCGGTGAAGTCCTCCGGGGAGGAGATCTCGGGCCCGCCGCATTCGTGCACGGAGCCGATGCCGAGGGAGGCGGCCCGGTCGAGGGCGGCCCGCTGGGCCTCGGCGCGCTGGGCGGGGGTGAGGGCGGCCAGCGCGGCGCGGCGGACGGCGTGGTGGTCGTCCTTGGTGAGCGGCTCGTCGTCGCCGTGCGGGTGGACGCCGGGGACCAGCTCCAGGAGGGCCGTGGTGACCACCGCCGAGTGGACGTCGACGCGGCTCAGGTAGAGCGGGCGGCCGCCGGTGGCCTCGTCGAGCTCGGAGCGGCGCGGCGCGCGGCGCTCGGGCCAGCGGGCGGCGTCCCAGCCGTGGCCGAGGAGCACCCGGTCGGCGGGGCGGCGGGCGGCGTACGCCCGGACGAGGTCCAGGGCCTCGGTGAGGGAGCGGGCGGCGGTGAGGTCGAGGCCGGTGAGGGCGAGGCCGGTGGAGGTCGCGTGGACGTGCGCGTCGGTGAAGGCGGGGGTGACGAGCGCTCCGCCGAGGTCGACGACCTCGTCCACGCCCTGTGCGAAGGCGTCGGCGGCGCCTTCGGAGCCGACCCAGGCGATGTGGCCGCGCTCGACGACCATCGCCGTCGCGAAGGGGTCGGCGGGGCTGTGCACCTCGCCTCCGCGCAGGAGGACGGTGCGGGTGGGGGTGGCGGTGCCGTCAGTCATGGTCACCAGTTTCGCCCCTGCGGGGGGCGGGATCTTCCCCGCCCCGTCCTTCCGTCCTTCCCAGGGGCTCCGCCCCGGACCCCGCGCCTCGAACGCGGGCGGGGCTACACGCGGGGTGGACGGGCCTCGTAGGGGGTGCTGAGGACCACTGTGGTGCGGGTGGAGACGTGGGCCAGGGCGCGGAGGCGGCCCAGGAGGTCTTCCAGTTCCAGCGGGGTGGCCACGCGGACCTTGAGGATGTAGTTCTCGTCGCCCGCGACGCTGTGGCAGGCCTCGATCTCGGGTACGCCCGCCAGCCGCTCCGCGATGTCGTCCGGCGCGCTCGGGTCGAACGGCTTGACCGAGATGAAGGCCGTGAGGGGGAGCCCGACGGCCTCGGGGTCGACCACGGCCGCGTAGCCGCGGATGACGCCGCGCTGTTCCAGGCGGCGTACTCGCTGGTGGACGGCCGACGTGGACAGTCCGGTGGCCTTGCCCAGGTCCGTGTAGCTCATCCGCCCGTCCCGCACGAGCAGATCCACGATCTGGCGGTCCAGCTCCTCCATTGCGCTCATAGCCGCTCAACCTAAGGCCCAGGAGCGCTCCAGGCACAGCGGTGTCCACGCAGAAGTGGCACCTGCGGCGGGCATGTGACCAAAGCCACAGACATGTACGGGCGTACAACCCGCTCTCGTGGTTACCCGTGCCGCCTGGCGGGAAGTGCTCCGTGTGGCCGTGGCCGAAGAACCTGCCCGCCCGGCCCACCCAAGGGGGAGTACATCCATGCTGAACACCAAGCGCGCCGGTCGCACCGAACCGGAGCCCCTGGAACCGCTCGCCGCCGAGTACGCGGAGGACGACGACTACCTCGAACCCGGCGACGCCGGGGGTTTCGAGATCCACCACGCGATCTGCCCCGACTGCGGGCAGTCGATCGCCCTCGTCGCGGACGAGGAGCAGCTGCCGGAGCACGCCCTGTGCCTGACCCCGTGGAACCCGTTCGGGCTCACGGTGTGCGCGGGTACGGGCCGGCCGGTTTCGGACGCGCTGGCGTCGGTGGGGCTGCTCCAGCCGGAGCACTCGCAGCAGCCGGAGCTCGAGGCGGTCGTGCACCTCACGCTGCCGCAGGGCCTGGACTGGCGGACGCAGCCCTTCTCGCACGTCGGCGGTCCAGGCTCGCGTCCCGTGCGGCCGGCGGCGGCCCCGCTGCCGCAGAAGCGCCAGCACGCGCAGGCCGCCTGACCTGCGCTACCAGTAGGTTCCCTGCACCATGGCGGCCAGGGCGGCATGGTGCAGGATCAGGCCGTCCGGGTCGGCCGGGACCTCGACCTCCCCGAAGTACGCCTGCCGGTAGGCGATCCGCAGCATCACGATGCCGTGGCGCAGGGCGGCGTAGAGGGTGTGGAACTCCATGTCCCGCGGGGTGTGGCCGGTGAGTTCGGCGTAGCGGCGTTCCAGGTCCTCCCGGCGCAGGAAGTCGGGCAGGCCGGGCTGGCCGAAGCCCACGGTCAGGTCCTGGAAGAAGCGGTGCAGGTAGACGGTCCAGCCGAGGTCGACCTCGCGCGGGGCGTAGGCGGCCATTTCCCAGTCGAGGACCGCCGCCGGCCGGAAGCCGTCGTAGACGACGTTGCCGATGCGGGCGTCGCCCCAGTTCAGGACGGGCTCGCCCTCGTCGGCGGGCCAGAGTTCCTCCAGCCGGTCGAAGGCCCGCTCCAGGAGGGGCGAGGGGGACAGGCCCTCGACCACCCAGGCGTAGTAGGCGCGCTGCGCGTCGACGTGGCGGCGCAGCGGGCTGCCCTCGCCCGGCGGGAGCAGGAACGCGGCCTCCTTCGCCGGGAACTGGTCGTGCAGGCGGGCGAGGAGGGAGATGCTCGCCTCCTGGAGGTCGGCGCGCTCGGCGTCGGTCGCCGAGTGCAGCCAGTTGCCCTCGTAGGTGTAGGGCATGACGTCGGGCGGTACGCGGCCCTCGGCGCGGGCCATCACGAAGAACGGCGAGCCCAGCGGGGCGGGGTCCTCCTCCAGCCAGAGCACGCGCGGGACGGGGAGGTCGGTGTGCTCGGCGACCAGGGCCATCACGCGGTGCTGGCGGGGCATGTCGTAGGAGGGGAAGACGGTGTAGGCGGCCGGGTCGGCGGCCAGGCGCAGGGCGCAGCGGCGGACGGGGGCGTCGGGGTGCTCGATGTCGAAGAGCAGGGTCTCGCTGGACATGCCGTTGGAGCCGGGCACGGAGGTGCCGGTGACCTCGGCGCCGGGGAGCCGGCGGTCGAGCCAGGCCGCGAGGCGGCGGCCCAGTTCCTCGGGCTCACGGGTGGAGGTGCGGGGGCGTGGTGCCGTCATATCGGACTCCTCTCCGGATCGGGGCTGGTCAGGGGGCTACCGAGGTGTAGTCGGCGAAGCCGCTGGGGTCGTGGCGGCCGAAGCTGCCGTGTTCGAAGATCCCGAAGCCGGTGCGGCCGTCGAGGGTGAAGCGGGCCGAGTGGTCGGTGACCCCGAAGGCGGCCATGGGGTGGGCGCCGGGGTCGGAGAGGTCGTAGGCGCGGCGGTCGGTCCAGCCGCGGCCCTGCCAGCTGCCGTGCTGCCAGTCGGCGGCGGGCGGGTAGCCGGCTCCGACGGCGAGGGGGGAGGAGTTCAGGATCTCCACGCCGAGTTCGAGGGGTTTGCGCGAGGGGTCGGTGAGGTGGACGACGGCCCGCTCGGGGTGGCGGCTGCCGGGGCGGTAGCGGATCTCGGTGTGGGGCCAGCCCAGCTGGACGTCGTGGCGGCCGCTGTCCTCGGGGAAGACCTGTACGGCCTCGCTCAGGGTGCGGTGCCCGTCGGCGTCCTCCTGGGCGATGACCATGACGAAGCGGTCCTCGAAGCGGACGGGGATCCAGAGCCAGTGGAAGCCCTCCGGCCGCATCTCCTCGGCGGCGCGGCCGCCGTCCTCGCCGGGTATCGGGCGCACCCCCCAGCTGCGGTCGCGGGTGCCGGTCCACTCCCCCGGGGTGAGGGTGAACTGCTGTCCGCGGGCCCGGATGGTGCCGGTGACGTTTCCGGCCTGGACGAACCGGCGGCCCTCCAGCATGAGGCGGTCGCCGCGCCGCTGGATGTGGTGGGGCTCCCAGACGGCGGGGAACTCGGCGGTCCAGGTGATCTCGTACGAGAGTCCGTGCGGATCCGCCGGGTCGGGGTCGCAGCGCAGGGTGAGGCGCCGCAGCGGGACGTCGACGGTGATCGACAGGGGGCCGACGGAGAGGTTCATCCGGTCGTCGGTGAGGGCGTCGGAGGCGCGGACGGCGAGGAGCTCGTCGCCGAGGCGCAGGGTGGCGTAGGCGTCGATGACGCCGGCGTTGGGGTAGACGCCGAGGCCGAGGATGAGGACGGCGCGTCCGGCGTGGTCGAAGACGTGGAAGATGCAGCGGTCGTAGGCGTTGCGGTCGCCCGTGACCAGGTGCTTCATCGACAGCGGGGCCTGGTGGACGGGGTACTCGTCGAGGGGCACGGGACGGTCGGCGGGCATGGCGAACCTCCTGGGCGCGCGGACGGCCGGCGCGGCGCCGGCCGAGCGGATATGACGGTACGTCAGATCTCGTGTGCGCGACCAGAGTCGTGGCACATCCTGACAGCCCGGCACTCCTGGCCACGGCCCGCGCCCCGGCTCCTCGCGGCGCACCGCCGGGCCCCCCGGGGGGGGCGCGTGGGGCGCGGCGGCCGCGCGCGTGGGAAGGCTCGAACGGATGGGCGCGGGCGGGGAGGGGTTACCCGTGCTCCGGGTCCCGCGTTGGCCGTGCATGACCACCCTCGAGACGCCCGCGCCGAGAGCGGGACGCCGGCGGCGCCCCACTCCGCCGGGATACGAAGAACCGGGTTACGAAGAATCGGTTCAGCAGGCCGTCGCGCACCCCGTGCACGAGCAGTCCCGGCCGGGGCCGCAGGGGTACCGGGGCCAGCCCGACCCGCCGATCTACACCGCCCTGCTCGCCCGCTGGGCCGCCGACGGCCGGACCCTGCCGGGCCGGCGCGACCCGGACTGGTCCCGGATCGCGTCCTCCCCGATCTGGCCCTCCGGCCCCCTCTACGGCGGCTGACCGGCCGTGCGGCCCCTCCCCGGGGGCGGCCGGCGTACCGGAGGTGCGGTGCGCGGCGGGACGGGGGCCGGGCCGGCGGGTGGACCGGCGCGGCCCCCGCCGTCGTCAGCGGGTCTCGGGGCCGGCCAGGTGGCGGGCGATGACCATGCGCTGGATCTGGTTCGTGCCCTCCACGATCTGGAGCACCTTCGCCTCGCGCATCAGGCGCTCGACGGGGAAGTCCGCGGTGTAGCCGTAGCCGCCGAGGATCTGCACCGCGTCCGTGGTGACGGCCATCGCCGCGTCCGTGCAGAACAGCTTGGCCATCGCGGCCTGCCGGGAGAACGGCTTGCCCGCGTCGCGCAGCCGGGCGGCCGCGAGGTAGAGGGCCCGGCCCGCCTCGATCTTGGTGGCCATGTCGGCCAGCATGAAGCGCAGCCCCTGGAAGTCGGCGATGGGGTGCCCGAACTGCTTGCGGCCGAGCGCGTACGAGACGGCCTCGTCGAGGGCGGCCTGGGCCACGCCGATGGCGCAGGCGGCGATCCCGAGCCGGCCCGCGTCCAGGGCGGCCAGCGCGATGGTGAAGCCCTGCCCCTCGTCGCCGATCCGCCGGGAGTCGGGGACGCGCACGCCGTCGAAGTGCAGCTGGGCGGTGGGCGAGCCCTTCATGCCCATCTTCTTCTCGGGGACGGCGGCCGTCAGGCCCTCCGCGTCACCGGGCACCAGGAAGGCCGTGATGCCCTTGGGGCCGGGGGCGCCGGTGCGGGCGAGGACGGTGTAGAAGTCGGCGACCCCGCCGTGGGTGATCCAGGCCTTGGTGCCGGTGATCACCCAGTCGTCGCCGTCGCGGACCGCCTTGGTGGTGAGCGAGGCGGCGTCCGAGCCGGAGGCCGGCTCGGAGAGGCAGTAGGCGCCGAGCAGACCGCCGCCGAGCATGTCGGGCAGGTGGGCGGCGCGCTGCTCCTTGGTGCCGTATCCGGCCAGGCCGTGGCAGGCCAGGGAGTGCACGCTGACGCCGAGGCCGACGGTCAGGCGGGCGGCCGCCAGCTCCTCCAGGACCTGGAGGTAGACCTCGTAGGGCTGGTCGCCGCCGCCGAACTCGCCCGCGTACGGCAGGCCCAGCAGCCCGGACTCGGAGAGGAGGGTGAAGACCTCGCGGGGGAAGCGCCCGGCGTCCTCCTCCTCGGCGGCCCTGGGGCGGACCTCCCGCTGGGCGATCTCGCGTACGAGCGCGAGGAGGTCCCGGGACTCCTCGGTGGGCAGCTGACGGTCCACCGGCTGCGGGGCGCGGTCGGTCATGGCGGCGCTCTCCTCCCTCGTCGGGCACGGCGGCGACGCGTGAGGTGTGGTACGCGCCGCCGGATCTCGGTGCTTACACAGCCGATGCTGCCCTCCCGGGTCGCGGGAGGGCTCGAACAGCGGCTGCGGCGGCTTGAGTATGCCCGATCAGGCGCTTTACGTCACCGGTACAGGATCGCCATGATCATCCGGGGTGCTCGAAGCCTCCTCGGGAGCCACCGGAGGAGCGGGGCATTCGGGGACGAGCTCCTCGATCACGGTGAGCGTCGCGCGCAGCTGGCGTACGAGGAGGCCCGCGACGGCGGCCCGGTCGGGCCGGTCCCCGGCGTCCGGGGTGGCGGTCCAGTCGAGGGTGGTGCCCTCCACCCCGGAGAGCCAGCCGGCCAGGGCGAGCCGGGCGAGCGGCGGAACGGTCCGTCGGCCGTAGGCTCCCTCGGCGATGGCGGCCAGGAGCTCCTCGCGCACCGCGTCGCGTATCGCCAGCACCTCGGCGTCGGAGCCGACCCCGCCGGTGACGATCGTGCGGTAGGCGGCCCGGTGGTGCTCGGCGTAGTGGAGGTAGCCGTCGACGGTGCGGCGCAGCCGTTCGGCGCCGGACAGTTCGGGCTCCCCGGTGGCGCGGGCGACGAGCTGGGCCACCGAGTCCTCGACGATGGCGAGGTAGTAGCCGCGTTTGCTCGTGAAGTAGTAGTAGACGAGCCCCTTGGCGACGCCCGCGTGCTGGGCTATGTCATCCATGGAGAGGGCGTCGTAGGAGGTTTCGGCGAACAACTTCCGCCCGACCGCTATGAGTTCGGCCCTGCGGGCCTGCGATCGGCCGGTCGCACCGCGTTGTTGACTCTTATTCAAATCCAGCCCCAGCCTCGAAGCTCCGAACCGTCCGCCACAGGATTTCCCGCAGTGTACGGGAGTGATCGCCGTGGGCAAGGACGGCAGGAGGCCCGCCGGAGGCCGGGCCTACAGCCAGCCGAGCTGCGTGACGAACATGGCCACGACGACCACCAGCGTCCAGCCGAGCACGTGCTCCAGCCAGGCGGAGTCCTTGGGGCCGCCGGTGCCGACGAGGCGGCGGGCGCGGGCGGTGAGGGCGGCGGCGTGTGCGGTCATGCCGTCCAATGTGCCAGCGTTCGCGGCATTCACGGTATATGGCGAGGGTCACAGGGGCCCCGGCCGCCTCCGGGGTGCGGAGGCGGCCGGGGCCCAGGGGTGAGCGGGACGCGCGGTCCGGCCGGTGGCCGTACCGGGCGCCGGATCAGGTGGTCGTGCGCGGGCGTCCGCCGATGGCCACCATGGCCAGGCCGAGGCACAGGGCGACCGCGCCGGTGATGACGTTGCTGACGATGCTGCGTGTGGTGTCCATCGCGCCGGCCATGACCCAGGGGGCCACGATGGTCCACGCACCGATCGCGACCGCGGTCCAGGCCATCGCGTGCGTCCGTTCGTACGCCGATCCCAGGCCGCCCATGCACAGGCAGAAGGCCGCGCCGGCGATGAGGTTGTTGATGGCCAGCGGGCTCAGCGCGCTGAACCCGGCGATCCATGCCGAAGCCGCCAGGTAGAGGCCCGTGATCAGGGCCAGTGCCTCCACGGCCTGCGCGGCGGGCGTGGCCGTCACCCGCTCGAACCGAGTCCGCATTTCGGCAAGGTCCGGGTGATGTTCGATGCTCGAATGGGTGGTCATGGTGGGCTGCCTCCTGTGAGAAGCCTTATATGGCCCTTATGCCCAGAATCAGACGGTTAAGCCATCCGAGGGGCTGGATCTTCCGGGCATTTCCCTCCTCACAGCACCCCCACCTGACGCAGCGCCGCGATCTGGGCCGCCGACGGCCGGGCGGGGGCGTAGAGGTAGCAGACCCCGCCGCTGCCGGAGACGGTCTTGCCCTCGGCGTTGTGGCGCTTGGTGCGCAGCCAGACGTTCTCCCACTCGCGGCGCTTGTAGACGCGGCGGACGGAGGCGTTGTCGGCCGAGTTCGGGTCGTTGGCGATGACGTCCCCGGCGGCGGTGAAGCCGATCACGGTCATCAGGTGGCCCGCGGTGCCGTAGCCCGCGCCGGTCAGCTCCTCGCGGAGGAAGGACTGGGAGGTGATGGCCGGGATGCCGGCCGCGACGAGGGTCTCCAGGTCGGTGAGGGAGCCGAGCCGGGTGACGACGCCGGCCAGGTCGCGGTAGGTGGCGGCGTAGGCGGCGTTGAACGGCCAGTTGCCGCAGCCCTTGTAGGCGGCGTCGTAGGTGGAGCGGGCCGCGTGGCAGACCTGGGGGTCGGCGTACTCGGGGTCGACCCAGGCCAGGGAGGCGGCACTGGGCTTGCGGCCCCAGTACTCGATGATCATCTGGGAGGAGGTGGGGCTGCACCAGGCCTCGCCGCCGTTGTCGTACTGGGGGTACTGGCCGGTGTGCACCTCCTGGGAGTAGCGCGGGACCTTCAGCTCGTGGGCCCGGCCGGAGGGGGCGGCGGCCGGGACGGTGAACCGGTCCGGGACGGCGGAGGCCATCGCCCCGGCCAGCCAGACGGTGGGCCCTGCGGCGGTGCCGGGCTTGCGGTAGAGGGTGAGCCGCAGCTGCCAGTGCGTGATCCGCACCCCGGCCGCCGCGGCCGGGCCGTCGACGGCGAGGGTGTCGGTCCAGACGGTGGTCCGGCCGTCGGTCTGTCCGTCGACGGAGGTACGGCGGATGTCGCCGTCACCGGCCGCCCAGCGGCCCATCACGTACCAGGGGCCGGTGGTGCCGTCCGGGTAGGTGACGCGCAGCTCGGTCTGGATCCAGCTGCCGGCCGGGGTGCGGGCGTTCCAGGAGGCGATGGCCTCCGTGGCGGGGACGGCCGAGCGGTGCAGCGGGGAGGTCCAGGTGGCGTACTCCCAGGAGGACTTCCGGTGGGTGTGCGGGTCGGTGTACTCGGTGCGGCCGGCCGGGGTCCTGATCTCCAGGCCGGGGCGGGGGCCGTCGACGGCGGTGGTGCCCTGGTGGGTGCCGGCCTGCCAGTGCGCGTGCGCGTACCAGAACCGGTTGTCCACGGTCGGGCCGGCGGCGGCCCCGTCCGGCTGGGGCTGGGGCTGGGGCTGGGGCTGCGCCGCCGGGCCGGGGGCCGCGGCGGCCCGGCCGGCGGTGGGCAGGGTGGCCGCGGTCGCGGCGGCGAGGGCGACGGCCAGGAGGGCGCGGCGGGGTGTGGGTGCGGTCATCGGCGTGGCCCCCAGGGGTCGTTGGTTCCGGTGGATCGGACGCGTCCACCTTTCCAGTTCCCGGGGGCGGGGCGGCGAAGCCGGCGTTCCGTGTCGGGCCCGTGATGCCGCTGCGCGGTGCGGCTCGGCCCCTGACCCCGCGCCTCAAACGCCGGCGGGGCTGAAAGACCCCCGGGGGCTTCGCCCCGGACCCCGTATGTGCGCTCCGCGCCCGGCCGCCCGCGGACAGCTGCC is part of the Streptomyces katrae genome and harbors:
- a CDS encoding SCO1431 family membrane protein, giving the protein MTAHAAALTARARRLVGTGGPKDSAWLEHVLGWTLVVVVAMFVTQLGWL
- a CDS encoding SPW repeat protein; this translates as MTTHSSIEHHPDLAEMRTRFERVTATPAAQAVEALALITGLYLAASAWIAGFSALSPLAINNLIAGAAFCLCMGGLGSAYERTHAMAWTAVAIGAWTIVAPWVMAGAMDTTRSIVSNVITGAVALCLGLAMVAIGGRPRTTT
- a CDS encoding peptidase C39 family protein, producing MTAPTPRRALLAVALAAATAATLPTAGRAAAAPGPAAQPQPQPQPQPDGAAAGPTVDNRFWYAHAHWQAGTHQGTTAVDGPRPGLEIRTPAGRTEYTDPHTHRKSSWEYATWTSPLHRSAVPATEAIASWNARTPAGSWIQTELRVTYPDGTTGPWYVMGRWAAGDGDIRRTSVDGQTDGRTTVWTDTLAVDGPAAAAGVRITHWQLRLTLYRKPGTAAGPTVWLAGAMASAVPDRFTVPAAAPSGRAHELKVPRYSQEVHTGQYPQYDNGGEAWCSPTSSQMIIEYWGRKPSAASLAWVDPEYADPQVCHAARSTYDAAYKGCGNWPFNAAYAATYRDLAGVVTRLGSLTDLETLVAAGIPAITSQSFLREELTGAGYGTAGHLMTVIGFTAAGDVIANDPNSADNASVRRVYKRREWENVWLRTKRHNAEGKTVSGSGGVCYLYAPARPSAAQIAALRQVGVL